The DNA segment GCTGGATAAATGGGAACTGAAAATCCACGGCCTGGTCGGGAATCCACTCACCTTGAACTGGGCGCAGTTCCTGGCGCTGCCGCAATTCAAAGACGCGAGTGACTTCCATTGCGTCACGACCTGGAGCCAGTTCGACATGGAATGGGAAGGCGTCGCGTTTTTTACGCTCGCGGACCTGGTCCAGCCCAAGCCCGAAGCGGCGCACGTCTTCTTCAAGAGCTACGACGGTTACACCACGAACAATCCCCTCGGCGTCTGCCTGGACGACGACGTGCTCGTCGCGCACAAGTGGAAAGGCCAGCCGTTGTCGAAGGAGCACGGCGGCCCGGCGCGAGTCATTATCCCGAAGCGCTATGCGTGGAAGGGCGCCAAGTTCATTCACGAGATAGTGTTTGCGGATCGAGATACGCTGGGTTTCTGGGAGGTGCGAGGTTACTCGAATACCGCCGACCCCTGGCTGGAAGACCGCTTTGCCTGACAAGGATTATCAGGAAGATCCTCCTAAATCCTGTCAAAAAAAACTTCAGGCCCCAGACCGCCGTTGTCCTACCCCCCTTGCTAGGATGCGAGCTAAGAAAACTCGCTATGACAAAGCAACAAATGGAATTGGGATTGGAACAACCTCTGGGATTTCGGCGCGTCGCCCGCCGCGAACGCCGCCCGACCCGCGCCCGCTGGTGGTTCGCGCAGATGCGGCAAGTGGTCGCCAACGCCGCCGAGCCTGCGCCAGTGCGTTCAGGCGAAACACAACCTCGCTTCTGCGAAATCAGCGAATAGCGTTTCGGGCAATTCTGGAGTCGTGGAAGGACTTGCGTTTCGTTCCACCCCGGCCTCTCCCTTGGGGCGAGGGAGAACTGATGCCTGGTGTCTCCCTGTTTCCTCACGGGCCGGCTCACGGCCCAGGAACCGAAAACCGTTGCGGACCGCAGCCTTTAGGCTGCTTTCACGCACACTTTGGAGTTCGGCGTGGAAGCGACCTGAAGGCCACGATCCGAAGCGACGGTTCGCGGGAAGGGTTAGAGATGGGGGGAAAGGCTGGGCATGGGGACCAGCGCGGACCAGCGCCATCAACCTGGATTTCCGCTTTGCAAGGGACTTGGGGTATCGTAGAACTCCCGTCCCGCGTGGCGGGAACCGATGAAACCCGAAGTAGAAATCTACGACACGACCCTGCGCGACGGCAGCCAGGGCGAAGGCATCAATTTTTCAGCGGCGGACAAACTTCGCATCGCTGAGCGCATTGATGCGTTCGGGATTCATTATATTGAAGGCGGCTGGCCGGGCAGCAATCCCAAGGACATGGAATTCTTCCTCCATGCCCGCCGCCGAAAATGGAGAAACGCCAGGATCGCCGCCTTCAGCATGACCCGCCGCAGGGGGATCTCCGTCGAAAAGGACGACCTGATGCGGCAAATCCTCGAAGCCGAGACGCCCGTGGTCACTATTGTTGGCAAATCCTGGCTCCTGCACGTCACCGAAGTGCTCCGCGCCCGGCCGGACGAAAACCTCGCGATGATCGCCGACACCATCCGGTTTTTGAAGGACCACGGGAAGAAAGTGATCTATGACGCCGAGCACGCGTTTGACGGATTCAAGGACGATCCCGGATACGCCCTGGCCACGTGGCAAGCCGCGGAACACGCGGGCGCCGCATGCATCGTGTTGTGCGATACCAACGGCGGCTGCTTGCCGGCCGAGATCGCGCGCATCACGAAAGACGCGAAGAGCAAGCTGACCGCGCGGTTGGGTATTCACACGCACGACGACATTGGCGTCGGCGTCGCCAATGCCGTCGCGGCCCTGGAAGTCGGAGCGACGCACGTCCAGGGGACGATCAACGGTTATGGGGAACGGACGGGCAATTGCAGCCTGACGAGCGTCATTCCAATCGTTCATTTCAAAATGCAGAAGCTCGGCGTTCCGGCCAGTTCGCTGGTGAAGCTCCGGGAACTGTCCGAGTTCGTGGACGAGATCGCGAACGTCCGCCATGATCCTCGCCGGCCCTGGGTCGGCCAGACCGCCTTCGCCCACAAGGGCGGGATGCACGTCCACGCCATTGACCGCATCACGCGCGCCTACGAGCACATCAACCCGGAGGCGGTGGGGAATCAGCGCCGCGTGCTCGTGAGCGATTTGAGCGGGCGGGTGAATGTCTTGCTTAAAGCGAAGGAGCTTGGATTCGAGCTCGCGCCGGATCAGCCTGAAACGCGGGAGATCACGGCTCTCATCAAGGAACGCGAGAGCCAGGGCTACGAATATGAAGCCGCGGAAGCTTCGCTGGCCCTGCTCATCCGCGGCGTGCTCGATCACAATCCCGAACTCCTCTTCACTGTGGATGCCTATCATGTCTCCATGCGCCGCCAGGGCAGCGAATCTCTGTGTGAAGCGACCGTCAAGGTCCGGGTCGGCAGCGCGGTGCATCACACGGTTGCCGAGGGCGACGGGCCCGTGAATGCGCTGGATGGCGCGCTCCGCTCCGCGTTGGCGAAGTCTTTTCCCAAGATCCGAAAAGTTGCGCTGACGGATTACAAGGTGCGCATTCTGGATGGCGTCGCCGGCACCGCGGCCAAAACTCGCGTGCTGATCACCTCGACCGATGGCAAGCGCGATTGGGGCACCGTGGGGGTGAGTGAAAATATTCTCACCGCCAGCCTCCAGGCGCTGGTGGACAGCATGGAATACGCGCTGGTGAGAAAATAAGGCGAATTTGCCTGGAGGTTGGGATTCAGGCAGACTTGATCCATGACTGCAATGCTCAAGAAAAAGGCAAATGACTTGGTAGCGAAACTGAAGCCTGAGGAACGCATTGAATTGGCTGACATGCTCTACGCCAGCCTCCCTCGGGGATACCAGGCGGAAGCGGACAAAGCGTGGGCTGCGGAGATCGACCGCCGTCTTGACGAATATGAGGCGGGCCGTGCCATAGTGCTGACTTCGGAAGAATCGTTCGCCCGCGCGCGAAAGGCCCTTCGTGAAGCCCGTCGCGCATCTGTCCGACGCAAATCTTGAAATGGCTGCGGCCGCGCTTCGGTATGACCTGCAGTTGCCGGGCCTGGGTGAACGCTTCCTCAATGCCGTGGCTGCGGCAGAACATACAATTCAGACTCACCCTGAGATTGGAGTGCCTTACAGGCGTGCAACACGGAAGTGGCTGGTGAAACGCTTCCCTTATGCCATCATCTACCGTGTGGAGGCTGATCGAATCCTGGTTGTGGCCGTTGCCCACGCGAAACGGCGTGAGAGTTATTGGGCCTCTCGCTTAGTGGTCCGTTTCGTAAATACGCTCACGTTCGTTGCGCCCAATTTGGCCTGGGGCAAGGCGCGACGAGCGAGCATCCCCCGCCAGTGGGGCTGTGACCGAGGAGCAACGCAGCCCCAGGCAAAATTCGGCGCAACCCGAAGGGCGGCAGTTCTTTTTCGCCAGACTTCGTTGCTTGCTCCTTACAGATCCACTTCGGGATATGCTCGTCGCTCGCGCCTCGTCTGGCCGAAAAATCCCTTGCCGCGAACGTGAGCGTATTTACGAAATGGACCACTTAGGCTGATTATCGCCGGAATTCTCTATGTCCGAAATCCCCAAAGCTTACGAACCGCAGGCCGTCGAGGACACATGGTATGACTTCTGGCTGAAGCACGGCTGCTTCACCGCGGACCCGGCGCGTGTCTCCCCCAAACGCCCGGCGTATTCCATCGTCATCCCGCCGCCGAATGTCACCGGCATGCTGCACATGGGCCATGTCCTGAACAACACCATCCAGGACATCCTCGCGCGCAAGGCCCGCATGGATGGCAAGGAAGTTCTCTGGCTCCCGGGCACCGACCACGCCGGCATCGCCACACAGGTGCAAGTCGAGAAGCAGATCAGGAAGGAAGAGAAAAAGACGCGGCACGATCTTGGCCGCGAGGAATTTCTCAAGCGCGTCTGGGCGTGGAAGGAAAAGCACGGCGGCATCATCATTCAACAGCTAAAAAAGCTCGGCTGCTCGTGCGATTGGACGCGCGAACGGTTCACGATGGACCCGGAGTATTCCCGCTGCGTGCAGAAGGTTTTCGTCGAGCTTTACAAGAAAGGCCTGATCTATCGCGGCAAACGCATGGTGAACTGGTGTCCGGCGACGCTGACGGCGTTGTCCGATGAAGAAGTCGATATGGAGCCCCAGAATGGCTTCCTCTGGTATTTCAAGGTTGAAGTCGCGGATGGCTCCGCGGGGCATCGGTCGGGCACCTCAGACAAGGCTGAAGAGGCGGAAGGATTTCAAGCTCCTTTCCCCTCACCCCAACCCTCTCCCTTGGGGAGAGGGAGTAGCGAACTCCGGCATCGGTCAGAAACAGAGGCTCCGGTTCTTCCCGCGACTCCGACAGTCGTTCCCTCTCCTTGGGGAGAGGGCCAGGGTGAGGGGAAAGGAACTGAACTTGGGGCCAACACTCCGGATCTGCCCGACGAGCGAAAGGCGAGTCAGAAGGAGGGTCCAATCGTGGATGAGCAAGGACACACATGGCTCGTGATCGCCACGACGCGGCCGGAGACGATCCCGGGCGACACCGCCGTCGCGGTCAATCCGAAGGATCCGCGCTACGCACATTTGATAGGCAAGCACGTGATTCGGCCATTGCCGCCGGAATTGCCACGCGAGAAGAAGCTGATCCCAATCATCGCGGATGAACACATTGATCCTGAATTCGGGACCGGCGTACTGAAAGTAACGCCGGCGCATGACAAAGCGGACTTTGAAATCGGCCAGCGGCATGGATTGCCCGCAGTCGATGTCCTCAATCCGAATGGCACCATGAACGAGCTGGCGGGCGTTGATCTGTCCGACTTGGACCGGTTCGAAGCGCGGAAGGTCGCGGTGGAGAAGCTTAAGGCTCTCGGCGCGCTGGTGAAGGAGCAGCCGTATGAAAACAAAGTCGGCTTCAGTCAGCGCGCAAAAGTGCCGATCGAACCGAGGTTGAGCGAGCAGTGGTTTCTGAAGTATCCGAGCGTGGAGCAATCAAAGGCCTGTGTGGAACAGGAAGAGGGGAGCGCACGCGCCTCGCGTGCCGCCGCCGGCGCCCTCGCCGACGGCCCAGAGGGCGTGAGAGATTCCAGCGGCGTCGATGAATATCAACGGCCAATTGCCGCGGACGAGGCGTCCGCCGCCGCACGCGAGGGCGCGTGCGCTCCCCAGATGCGTTTTCATCCGGATCGCTGGGCGAAGGTTTATGACCACTGGTTGACCAACATTCAGGATTGGTGCATCAGCCGACAGCTATGGTGGGGGCACAGAATTCCTGTGTGGAGAAGGACATATGGAGGTGAAGCCGAAATGCCACCCGAAGTACATGCCGCCGTTGTCGAGGACAAGGAGTACCCTTGCGTTTCAGGAGTTCCAGGTAAGTGGAGTCACTTTCGTGCAGAAAAAATTTCAGGACCCTGGACCGTTTGGGCTGCGACGTATTTTGACGAAGAAGCCAATGCTCTGAACAGGTTGGGCTTCACCCAAGACCCCGACGTCCTCGACACCTGGTGCAGTTCCTGGCTCTGGCCGTTCGCCACGATGGGTTGGACGGGCGACAAAGCCGCGGACGAGCAGAACGCGACGTTGAAGGCGTTTTATCCGACGACTGATCTCGTCACCGGTCCGGACATTATTTTCTTCTGGGTCGCGCGGATGATCATGGCGGGGTACGAGTTCATGGGCGACCTGCCTTTCCGCAACGTTTATTTCACCGGCATCATCCGCGACAAGCAGGGGCGCAAGATGTCGAAGACCCTCGGCAATTCGCCCGACCCGCTCGATCTCATTGCCCGCTACGGCGCGGACGCCCTCCGGTTCGGCACGATGCGCAGCGCCCCGCTCGGCCAGGACGTGCTCTTCGATGAGAAGGACGTCGAGTTGGGCCGCAATTTCTGCAACAAACTCTGGAACGCCTGCCGGTTCCGGCAGATGCAAGGTGGCCAGGCCGAAGGCGAGATCAATCCCGCGCTGCTCACCAGCGATGACAAATGGATTCTGCTCAAGCTGGACCAGGCGATCCGCGAGATCGACACGGCGTTCGCTGAATATCGCTTCAACGAAGTGACGCAGACGCTTTATCGCTTCTTCTGGAGCGAGTATTGCGATTGGTACGTCGAGGCCAGCAAAGCCGTGCTGAGCCTCAGAGCGTCAGAGCGTCAGAGCGTTACCACGCCGGACGCTCCAACGCTCCAACGCTCCAACGCTCCAACAACCGACGACGCTCGCCGCGCCAACAAACTCGCCGTGATCGACTTTATCCTGGGCCATATGCTGCGGCTGTTCCATCCGTTCCTGCCGTTTATCACGGAGGAACTCTGGCACGGGATGGGATTCGACCGCGATTTGCCTGCGGACCAAGGCGGCGAGACCATCATGTTCGCGCGCTGGCCCAAGCCGTTAGATGACGATTTCAAGGCGCACTACGGCCTGGACGACAGCGACGAGCGCTTCGTGAATGCGAAATACGAGTTGGTGAGCCAGGGGCGGAATCTGCGGCGCGAAGGGAACATTCCTTCGAGCAAGAAAGTGAAGTTCGTTTTCAAACCAGCGGGCCCGTTTCCCGACCACGAAGCGGATGTGCTCAAGTTGTTGCTGAACGCCGACACGCTCGAAGTAGCGTCAACCTACGATCCGCCGAAAGGAACGCCCACGATCCGTTCGGAGCTTGGAGAGCTTTATCTGCCGCTGGAAGGGTTAATCGATGTCGCGGCGGAGAAGGCGCGCTTGACGAAGGAACTCGCGAAGGTCGAGGCGGAGATCGAGAAAGTGAAGCAGCGGTTGAACAACCCTGGCTTCGTGGAAAAGGTTCCGCCGGCGGTTTTGGAGGAGCACAAGAACCGGCTCGCGGCGTGGGAAGCGAAGCGTGCGCAGCTTCAGGCGTCCTTGGACAGGCTGACAGAATCCTGATCTCGGTAGGGACGCATTCCACTGTCTTCTTGGGTGGAACAGGCCACCGGCCTGTTGCGGCAGGCTACCAGCCAGCCTGCCGCTTCCTTCGGCGGCAAGTTGCCGCCGAAAACGGGCTGGTAGCTTGTTCCACCCGGATTTACCCAGGAAAGCGTTTGGAGGACGGAAGACGCGCTCCTTACCACCAGAAGCTCGGGCCGCCGTCGGTGCGGACGTACATCTTCTCGAATTTCTGCCACGCCACGTGGCCGTCGGCGTAGAGCAAGTTGCCGCCTTCGGGGAGCCTTCCCGTCGAGTTGAGGTGCGCGCTTTGATGGCCGGCCCAGCCGCCATTGATCTTGGTGTAGCGGTTGCGGGTTCGATCGGTTTGGTTTTCGCCTTCGGAGATCACGGCGTCGGCGACGCTGACGCGTTCGGCCGGCCCCGGATTGATTTCCGTGCCGTCGCGCATGCGCCACGGTTTGGTGTTCACGCTTTTTTCCGTGATGTTGGTGGCGCGAATGCGAGCCGCGTAAAGCCAGGCAAATTGATAACCGGCGACGCGATAACCCTGGTCCCGAATCGTCTCTTCTCCGAGGGAGTCCGTGGTGAATCTCCAGAGCTCGTTGTTATCCTGCTTGGGGAAGCCGGGATCGTAAAGCACGTGCCGCTGCGCGCCGTTTCGGGTGAGGAGATTAGCCACGTAAGCGGGGATGTCCCAGGGCCAGTTGCCCACGGACTTGGTGGTCGGATCCTGGAGCGGCGGGAACCAGTCGTTGTAATCGCCGGCGTACATGAGCGACGCAATGCCAATCTGCTTCAGATTGCTGGCGCACTTGATCTTGATGGCTTTGGTCTTGGCCTTGGACAGCGCGGGCAACAGCATCGCCGCCAGGATCGCGATGATGGCGATCACGACGAGAAGTTCGATGAGGGTGAAACCGCCGCGGCGCCGCCGCAAGATTCGAGTTGTTCGATGGAAGGAACGAACTGTTTTCATTTAGGACTCCGGGGTTGGTTAATCGTTTGCGCTCGAGGACATCTAATGCAGAAATTAGCGCGCCTTGCCGGGGATGCAACGAGAAATCGGGTGCGATGTAAAGTGTCGTAAAGTGTCTGTCACCGAGAAATCCATAGCCTAACCTTTGTCATTTCAGCCGCCCCGTTCTCCACCCTGGACCCCGGACCACGCGCCCCGGCCTGGCGCCCGTGTGTTTGCCATCCCGCAGGACTTGCGTGCCGTTGACAAAGACGTGGACCATTCCCGTCGAGTACTGGTGCGGCTTCTCGAACGCGGCGTGGTCTTGGATCTTCTGCGGATCGAAGACAACCACGTCGGCGATGTAACCTGGCTTGAGCCGGCCGCGCCGCTCGAGCTTGAGATTCTCAGCCGGCAAGGAAGTTAACCGCCGAATGGCTTCCTCCAACGAGATCAGCTTTTCGTCGCGGACGTACTGGCCGAGCAACCGCGCAAAATTTCCATAAGCGCGGGGGTGCGGATTCGCCTTCAAGAATACCCCTTCGGGCGCAAGGGACGCCGCATCGGAGCCAAAACTCACCCACGGCAATTTCACCTGCTTCCGAACATTGTCCTCCGCCATCAGAAAATACACCGTGCCGACGCGGCTGCCGTCTTCGATGACCAGATCGATCGCGGTCTCCTCCGGAGATTTGCCGCGGAGGGAGGCGACTTCCGAGAGCGTTTTTCCGGTGAGCGGTTTCAGCTTCGGGTTTTTGAAACCGACCAGCAAAACTTTCTCCGGCGAACCTGCGGCAAGGTAAAGGCTCTCCCATTCGCGTGTTGGCGTGACCATTTCCTTTTTGACGCGTTCGCGGATCTCCGGATTCTTGAGGCGCGCGGCCCAGGCTTTGTAGCCGCCTTCCTGCACCCAGGGCGGCATGGCGGCGTCGAGACCTGTGGCGCCCGCGGTGTAAGTGTACATGTCGGCGGTGATCTTAAGGCCGGCGGCTCGGGCTTCCTCCACCTCGCGGAGGGCCTGGTCCAATTTGCTCCAGTTTTCTTGGCCCGCGGCTTTCAGGTGATAAATCTCGGCCGGGATGTTGGCCGCGCGAGAAATGGTGATCAATTCGTCGAGCGCTTCGAGGAAAGTGTTCCCCTCGCTGCGCAGGTGCGAAATGTAAGTCCCGCCGTATTCCGAAGCGACTTTGGCCAGCGCGATCAATTCATCCGTCCGGGCATAGAATGCGGGCGCGTAGATCAAGGAGGACCCGACACCCAGCGCGCCTTCTTCCATGGCCTGCCTCACGAGCTTCTTCATCCGCTCAAGTTCGGCGGCCGTAGGTGGCCGGTCCGCGTACCCGAGCTCGTGGATGCGGACCGTCGTTGCGCCGACGAAGGAAGCCACATTGCAGGAAACGCCGCGCCGGACCAGGAATTCCAAATATTGCCCCAGCGTCGTCCAGCGGATGGGATATTTGATGTCGCCTTGAGATTCCTGCATTTCCCTCTTCATCCGGGCGTTGAGAGGACCGAGCGACTCGCCTTCACCGAAGATTTCCAAGGTCACTCCCTGGCGGATATCACTCTGTGAACGGCCATCGTGGATGAGCGATTCCGTCGCCCAACTGAGCATGTTGATAAAGCCCGGCGCGACAGCCAGGCCCGCTGCATTCACTTCCTTCGTTGCTCGCGCGTCACGCAAGGCGCCGACGGCCGCGATGGTCTCGCCATTGAGGGCGACGTCACCGACGAAAGGAGCGCCGCCGCCGCCGTCGTAGATGGTGCCGTTGCGGAGGATGAGGCTGAATGGTTCGGCTCGCATGATCGTCGCCGAAGCGGCCAGGCTGCAAACGAGCTGAAATTTGGTGGGCGCGCGCATGCTCATGCTTCGCGCAGCG comes from the Verrucomicrobiota bacterium genome and includes:
- a CDS encoding prepilin-type N-terminal cleavage/methylation domain-containing protein produces the protein MKTVRSFHRTTRILRRRRGGFTLIELLVVIAIIAILAAMLLPALSKAKTKAIKIKCASNLKQIGIASLMYAGDYNDWFPPLQDPTTKSVGNWPWDIPAYVANLLTRNGAQRHVLYDPGFPKQDNNELWRFTTDSLGEETIRDQGYRVAGYQFAWLYAARIRATNITEKSVNTKPWRMRDGTEINPGPAERVSVADAVISEGENQTDRTRNRYTKINGGWAGHQSAHLNSTGRLPEGGNLLYADGHVAWQKFEKMYVRTDGGPSFWW
- a CDS encoding type II toxin-antitoxin system RelE/ParE family toxin, yielding MAAAALRYDLQLPGLGERFLNAVAAAEHTIQTHPEIGVPYRRATRKWLVKRFPYAIIYRVEADRILVVAVAHAKRRESYWASRLVVRFVNTLTFVAPNLAWGKARRASIPRQWGCDRGATQPQAKFGATRRAAVLFRQTSLLAPYRSTSGYARRSRLVWPKNPLPRT
- a CDS encoding addiction module protein, with the translated sequence MTAMLKKKANDLVAKLKPEERIELADMLYASLPRGYQAEADKAWAAEIDRRLDEYEAGRAIVLTSEESFARARKALREARRASVRRKS
- a CDS encoding sulfite oxidase-like oxidoreductase; amino-acid sequence: MAGLEKAQARSENRLPPGQRLVTNFPVLDLGIQPDIPLDKWELKIHGLVGNPLTLNWAQFLALPQFKDASDFHCVTTWSQFDMEWEGVAFFTLADLVQPKPEAAHVFFKSYDGYTTNNPLGVCLDDDVLVAHKWKGQPLSKEHGGPARVIIPKRYAWKGAKFIHEIVFADRDTLGFWEVRGYSNTADPWLEDRFA
- a CDS encoding citramalate synthase, with protein sequence MKPEVEIYDTTLRDGSQGEGINFSAADKLRIAERIDAFGIHYIEGGWPGSNPKDMEFFLHARRRKWRNARIAAFSMTRRRGISVEKDDLMRQILEAETPVVTIVGKSWLLHVTEVLRARPDENLAMIADTIRFLKDHGKKVIYDAEHAFDGFKDDPGYALATWQAAEHAGAACIVLCDTNGGCLPAEIARITKDAKSKLTARLGIHTHDDIGVGVANAVAALEVGATHVQGTINGYGERTGNCSLTSVIPIVHFKMQKLGVPASSLVKLRELSEFVDEIANVRHDPRRPWVGQTAFAHKGGMHVHAIDRITRAYEHINPEAVGNQRRVLVSDLSGRVNVLLKAKELGFELAPDQPETREITALIKERESQGYEYEAAEASLALLIRGVLDHNPELLFTVDAYHVSMRRQGSESLCEATVKVRVGSAVHHTVAEGDGPVNALDGALRSALAKSFPKIRKVALTDYKVRILDGVAGTAAKTRVLITSTDGKRDWGTVGVSENILTASLQALVDSMEYALVRK
- a CDS encoding D-aminoacylase yields the protein MSMRAPTKFQLVCSLAASATIMRAEPFSLILRNGTIYDGGGGAPFVGDVALNGETIAAVGALRDARATKEVNAAGLAVAPGFINMLSWATESLIHDGRSQSDIRQGVTLEIFGEGESLGPLNARMKREMQESQGDIKYPIRWTTLGQYLEFLVRRGVSCNVASFVGATTVRIHELGYADRPPTAAELERMKKLVRQAMEEGALGVGSSLIYAPAFYARTDELIALAKVASEYGGTYISHLRSEGNTFLEALDELITISRAANIPAEIYHLKAAGQENWSKLDQALREVEEARAAGLKITADMYTYTAGATGLDAAMPPWVQEGGYKAWAARLKNPEIRERVKKEMVTPTREWESLYLAAGSPEKVLLVGFKNPKLKPLTGKTLSEVASLRGKSPEETAIDLVIEDGSRVGTVYFLMAEDNVRKQVKLPWVSFGSDAASLAPEGVFLKANPHPRAYGNFARLLGQYVRDEKLISLEEAIRRLTSLPAENLKLERRGRLKPGYIADVVVFDPQKIQDHAAFEKPHQYSTGMVHVFVNGTQVLRDGKHTGARPGRVVRGPGWRTGRLK